AACTATGACGGCGTTGACAAGAAGGACGCCCTTGCCGCATGCATCATGGTCTGCAGCACGGACTCCATCTGTGACCCGTCGGTGGCACCAACCTGTAAGACCAACAGAACACGTTACTTGCATTCCATTTGCTCCGTTCCATTTATAGATGAATTCTCCTGAACATCGATGCAATATATGCTCTCTTTTTTCTATTGATACAAAGAAGAATCACCATCTGGTCTTAGTATCTTGTGCTCGTCTTGGCCATTTTTGCAGATACCACTATTAGGAAAAAGgttatagatggaatggccactaatggcgcaccagacatgtggtgcgccactactatatagcagtggcgcaccatgtgctggtgcgccattagtgtgaaagacattAATGGCgtaccagacacacggtgcgccactagtaacaaattatttatttatttttctaaatatactaatggcgcactagggcacagtgcgccattactagttctaactagtaatggcgcaccggcctcatagtgcgccactactatatattttttgtttttgcaaaactagtaatggcgcactgttccccgatgcgccattagtgtatatttcatggacacttgatctcgatccccctccatctcgatcgctatcccacctcgccagatccggcccccctcgccgccgagcaccccccgctccaccggccgccgccgccgaccccccgcaccctcccccgctacaccgtcgccgccgacccaccgcaccatcccctgctccaccgccgccgacgaccccccgcaccctccccgcaccctccccggcccgctccaccgtcacaaaaaattattactgtttttataaaaaattattactgtttcatattcatattcattttctaaaaattattagaggcaacaaaaaataataattttttttttacttatggcgcacctctggctagtgcgccattgctatatatataaaaaagattactaatggggCACCCCTGGccggtgcgccattgctatgtaacaaaaagattactaatggcgcaccgatcgtgggtgcgccattgctatctaaaaaaacattctaatggcgcaccgcttcggggtgcgccattagtaagtttccccctagcttattcctccctctcccttgcCAGATCCCCTTcatccctctccctcgccagaaactccccgacccccgccggactccacccccgccgcccctgCGCCCCCGCGCACCCCACCACTGCATCTCCCCCGTGCCGACCCGCGAAGCAcgtggccgccggcctccccatGACCAACCGAGGCGCCCAGGAGGaccgccgccgtcttcctcttCGACTATGTGGACCCGGACGATCTCGGACGCCCTCGAGCCATCCCTtcgatgccgccgccgccgaccccgaccccgacccctccggcgaccggccgcgcccgcccaggtccctctcctccttcccccttcctccttctTGTCCAGCGCCCGCCGCCCTGACAGCATCTCCAGCAGCACCACCCCGCAGTTGTACATTTTTTGGGGTATTAAGGCATTTTAGAGTTAGTTTTATTCATGAGGCAGTActttattttaatatttgaaagaGCATCTCACAAGACATGTATTGTCAAGCACATCGATGAACTAATCTTTTTATCTATTATAATCTTACAACCAAACATAAGCAGGACAGTgttgcactactagaaaaagggctatagatgggattgacactaatggcgcaccagacaagccgtgcgccattagtatatactaatggcgcaccaccttctgatacgccattagagttgaaactactaatggcgcacctggccgagggtgcgccattagtatcaattttttttaactagtgcgcctgtccaaacatactaatggcgcatccagacacagtgcgccattagtagttgaaactactaatggcgcacccggcccagggtgcgccattagtatcaaatttttttttaaactagtgcgcctgtccaaacatactaatggcgcatccagagacagtgcgccattagtagttgaaactactaatggcgcacctggaccagggtgcgccattagtatcaaatttttttttaactagtgcgcctgtccaaacatactaatggcgcatcctgcccatggtgcgccattactagttgtaactagtaatggcgcacctgtccagggtgcgtcattagtatcaattttttttaactagtgcgcctgtccaaacatactaatggcgcacctggcccagggtgcgccattagtatcaaattttttttaaactagtgcacctgtccaaacatactaatggcgcaccacctgaaggtgcgccattagtaactagTGCGCCTTTCCTCTATCCTCTTCTCCCCTAAATAACCCCGCCGTACCGCTCTGCCATGGCCGCCGCCACACtccgctccgccctcctctcctcCTGCGCCCTCCGCCGGCTCGCCTCCGCCTCCGCGCCGCGCGCCCCCCGCCTCGCCCAGCCCAAGGTCTCCGGGCGAACTGATATACTAGATCGTCGCGCTTCTCGCACTCGCGCTCACGGTTTCTGATCGGGGTTCTGCAGGTGCAGGGGTTCGCCCGGGCTCGCCGGTCCTACCCGGCCGCGTTCGCCGCCTCCGCCATGTCGACGTCGTCAGGGGCCAAGGAGGCGCCGGCCAACAACCCGGGCCTGCAGGCCGAGGTCGACCCCGCCACCAAGGGCTACTTCATGCAGCAGACAGTAAGCCGATCCTTCCCGTTTCCTGCTTCGTTTTAGCTGCCGATTGAGCGGGCATGCGTGGTATTGGATTCGAGTTTGCGCCTCCGTGGGTTTGATCTGTGGAGTGGAAGGGAGTTTTGTGGCTGGATTTGGCCGAAGCAATCTGTCGAACAGTTGGTGGTCCGTACGTGCTTGCTGTGGCAGGTTATAGAATTGGGAGAAAACAACACTTACCGAGGACTAAGTGATGGGTGTTGTTAGTTCCATGTGATAATTTCGAGCAGCGTTGTTGGTTTTGCAGCTGCAGTGTCAACTTAGCATCCCACTCTGTTTGGCCCAGTATTGCCGCTGTGCATATGTTTTATTACTGCACCACGTATGGTATGGAGTTGTTTCTGTGGAATGCTGGAAACTGTGTGTATGTGTAGGATATGCAATTCATCGTGTTAGTTGGAGAACCCATGATGGGAACAATTACGTTCCCTTGAATTACTGGGCTAAATATGCTCCTTTTTTGCAATTGCCAGCTTGGAAAGCTCATAAATGCTAATTCAACTGAGGTTGATTGGGAACGTTCCTTCTATTTGAATTTAGTCGCTCACACGTCATATACTGTCACAGTGGCATTGTGCAGGTATGTTTCTGTGGCACTTCTGCTAAGATCTTACAAGCTTTGTATGCTCTGAACAATTAGCTATAACTATGCATAAGAACAACTGCAAACCTTTTTGGGTGATCTATTGAGGTGTTATGGCTGGTGTGCGAGACACTGGAGTTGAGACATATATTCAGGAGGCGCCACCGTATAGAAGAGGTGTAATAACGGTGgtgcagagtgtgtgtgtgtgttcggCATCGATGTGGCCTTGTGTTGAGCTGTAGGCTATATAAGCCAGTCTGTACCTAGAGAATGGTTAAGCTGAACAAATTGAGAGAAATCTACCAATTAGCCTCCTACTCTCAGTTattcctcttcttctccaagcCTTCGTGTTTACTATCTTCATCGCGTCTTGGCAGATCGCCAATGGCAACGGGGTGCTAAATGAAGTAAATCCTTATATTAATACAACACTTTTGGTCTGTTAGCTATAGTCAGTTAAAGAACTCCCCAGATTTTTGGTTCATAGTTTCTCACCCTTTATCAAAATCTGAGACGGTTGGCAAATAATGATTGTCATGTCATCTAATTCCGTATTGAAACAGCATTCTCTGTTTCAACTAAATGTTgcgaaatgggtctgggttgttGGTACAATCACACTTTTTTCATTAGCTGGCTGAACAATTTGTGACCACAAATTTATCTTTCAGCTTGAGTTTGCCCTGGAATGTTAAGGGACTCACAAATCTTAGAGTGCCAGTAGTATCAATTGTCATGCACAACAAAACCTTTTTTTTCATAACTCCCCTCAGTAATATTTAATGGTTGGTTATGTGCTTCTTCTAATCTACTTCCACAGTATCAGCAATCTTCGCAATCGTGCAGACAAAAGCAAGCGGTTGCCTCCAATTTACAAGGTTTCAAAAACTGTATATGCATCCCCTAGCCGTGTAAATTTCCGCCTTGATCAAAGAAAGGTAATTTTTTTTCTGGCATCATCTTTTCAGAGAGACTGCCTTTCAATATAAATAATCTGTCGTAACTCACATCCCTTTAATAGGCTGTAGAGACAGTACCTGCATATCCGAACATTTATTTCTCAGTTGATGACTTCGATGATCCTTTTGATGCTGTGGTGAGTTCTAATTTACTTCTCCCAAAAATTACATAACATTGTGTTCTGGCAATACTTTGCAAATATTGTAGATGCCTGCGGTTTTATCACTGATGTTCCGTGGTTTTCCTTCAGATGGCTTTGACCATATACTTTCTAAGTTAACCATAAAGAGTAAAGTGATCTTGTAAATTTGAGCAGGTTTTGTCAGACCCAGAACACTGCTATTGTGTGATTCTCAATGCGCATGATGGGGCAGCATTTCCTGAAGAAAGCGAATCAAGCAATGTCGGTTCAAATATACAATCTGGGATCAACTCTGGGAGCAGTGGAGAGAACCCACCAAAGGTTCACTCTCTTCCTAAATGAAGgtttcatcgtgatgaccgcagctctcttctatgtgatggtagtttagatgatcgatatcgacttgtaatgtgaagacaaactcgcggtctcgagacttgtaatataatgttctatctttgttcggtcttttcaattcggagactaatatgatgaattgtattcggagactaaaatgatgaattgtattcagagactaatcttctattgtattcgatgaatctgttgttgatgtgtgctgtctatattttgtccaattatacattttgtaacctgtgcaaaaaacagaaaataaaaaaataaaaaaaacctaatattcatactaatggcgcatcacatcatagtgcgccattagtatgccagaggatactaatggcgcatcactaaacagtgcgccattagtatgccgaagttactaatggcgcatccagttgtggtgcgccattagtatgccaaagcacctgggtatagatggccccctgggaggcatactaatggcgcactgttgtatatactaatggcgcatctggggtgcgccattagtataccagatactaatggcgcaccagtggtgcgccattagtaaaatatactaatggcgtgctactaatggcgcaccactaatgcgccattaatagccaaattaggtgcgccattagtaggccttttcctagtagtgttgggTTCAATTTTCACTGGTATTTATTTTGGGGCATCAATGCATTTTAGAGATAGTCTTGATGGATGCAGTGCTTCAATTTAATAATCAGTAAGGACCTCATAGTAGTACATGCATTGTCAAGCACATTGAAGGAACAATCTTTTTTGTGCAGTACAATATCCCTACTAAACACAAGCAGGACAGTGCTGTGGGAATACCAGTTCCATTGAGGATTTCTGACATCAGATTAGTTTAGCAGCCCCATTTTGATACCATTACTTTTCTTGGGGGGCAAATCTCCAGTGTGCTTTTTTCTTttccaaaggaaaagaaaatgtggTGTATAACAAATGTATTATTTGGTGGAAATTGAGATATCTTATTAATCATTGACAAATTGGCTTTGAACAAATAATCTTAAATCCATGCATACCTACACAATTCATCTATTTGCTCAAATTTCTCCAAATTTGCATTTTATTGTCTGTTTATGATTTGGAAATATTCTAATTCAAGTTTTGTTGCGTATAACAAAACACAGTCACCTCCAAAGAAAAGCATCAAGGACGGTACCTACAAAAGGATTATCTGTAACGAGGTCGATAAGCTGGTAACTAAGTTCTGTTCTGTAAAATCTCTCGACTTTTTTTTAGCGTTATAAGGGTCCATAAGCAGTGTTGTCATCAGGTCCAGACATAAGCTCCTGTAGTAAGTAGCTTTTGGTTTTATCTTTGTAAGATAACCGGTTCTTGTAATATGGATTAGCAATGTCATCAAGCTGCTCTCCAGCAAactaagagagagagagagggagggagcaGCCATGTGGCCACGTGTTGTGTATGAACTGCAATTTCATTTATGTTGTTATAAGTTTGTTGCTGTCAGCATGAGTTAACTTGCTGTCATTTATCGAAATTCAGAATGTGCTGGACTATATGTTCATTGGTACTACTTGTGGtgctgctactgtactacttgggaattttgtcaacttgtgatgatgctgctgtaccccgagaggcccttgagtttgctggaatgtcgattaacttccgttccggcaaattcgggtactccatatgtcctattttcagcaaaggtcatgctgaatttttccatgaattttagcatgactttgctaaaaataggacatatggggtacttgtgactaatgcatgggccggggtcttagtacttaattaagtaggaaccactcatcctaaccatttgctctcaaaattaccacttcacttcttactactgaaaatcttagaccatctccattcaccaattgctcaaaccagttcgaagggcgtgttttcaccacactgtagattatcttattggacccaacagagatgatgtagttttgaattatgaacataggaaatgtcgtcatcggacgacgaaagtctcccgggggagtgcgactagtgccacgacggtcgaggtctgtgcgacaggcctcacctggacgatgatcggcgcttcagcattcagctcgaggagaccttcgaagttgaaacggtacgcaacgacgacaagtgtttttttcataattaagcatgacttcaactatttcaacgtgtaatttcatcttttacaattcgagtatagtttatcccatgccatgcaagacgctatgtcttggagaggatggattttgaagatcatgaaaattttgaaacgaagaaaattcacctaaggacacatcatgatgtggattttgaagtaaatctgtataatgctgagagtgtaacccattttggttgcaaaaactgggaagcattttgcaagatgtatggttttgatgagggtatgcttgtcaccatggatcttggtgatcctgacatcgaccaagacaatatggacatttgggtccttgttgatacgcctccagttctaccgctatgtgagtttctcaaacatagttaattattaactaatttatattatttatttcaaaatagttgacaacttatttccattgacagcttattttgattgtttaaaaaatgtgcggaacatggtagacaaaacccactacaccgatggctccgagttaacttgtcaggagaaaaatcatctggtcggattttgtactgatcttgagaaatacaatatctacaatcaaactcctcaacattatggtcaatacgtgccaatagtgcacgtgttgaactacggtaactaccatggagataccctggtaagattttttactattacgacatccgtgcatcttttgcatacttctaaaactagtacatcattgctaactaggaagttattactatgtttttcaacaaaaaatcccagaggattgtgtgcctcatttgatgtatcagaatggcagccttcgtgtttcgaacttatatccaggtcatcctacgaatctcaactgtccataccggatttttgaaaaagtggagacatgcaaatcagagaatggaaaaaatgtatggacagtcgtaaggaggttcttggaagcaaaaggaagcgccgcgcaagaattggagacaggatgatctccactCTCCATAATGGTAATCTGATGTGCTAGCAAATACTGCAATACTTTGTCGTGTTACACTACAAATTTTCCGGGTCAAATACTGATATTGCCCTCAAAACTCCAGTATATAAAGACCACATATCTGACTGTCTAAGAGAGCCACCAGTCACCTCAAAACTCCCACATCAGTTCCCTTCCTACTCTCTTGTCATAGCTCGTGCAGATAAGGAGAGGGGATGGAGGTGCAAAAGCGGGCCGCCGCCATTGTCACGCTGTGCCATCCAAACAAC
The sequence above is a segment of the Aegilops tauschii subsp. strangulata cultivar AL8/78 chromosome 6, Aet v6.0, whole genome shotgun sequence genome. Coding sequences within it:
- the LOC141025298 gene encoding uncharacterized protein, giving the protein MLLFCNCQLGKLINANSTEVDWERSFYLNLVAHTSYTVTVALCSISNLRNRADKSKRLPPIYKVSKTVYASPSRVNFRLDQRKAVETVPAYPNIYFSVDDFDDPFDAVVLSDPEHCYCVILNAHDGAAFPEESESSNVGSNIQSGINSGSSGENPPKVHSLPK